The following are from one region of the Ornithorhynchus anatinus isolate Pmale09 chromosome X1, mOrnAna1.pri.v4, whole genome shotgun sequence genome:
- the RBM22 gene encoding pre-mRNA-splicing factor RBM22: protein MATSLGSNTYNRQNWEDADFPILCQTCLGENPYIRMTKEKYGKECKICARPFTVFRWCPGVRMRFKKTEVCQTCSKLKNVCQTCLLDLEYGLPIQVRDAGLSFKDDIPKSDVNKEYYTQNMEREISNSDGTRPVGALGKATSTSDMLLKLARTTPYYKRNRPHICSFWVKGECKRGEECPYRHEKPTDPDDPLADQNIKDRYYGINDPVADKLLKRASTMPRLDPPDDKSITTLYVGGLGDTITETDLRNHFYQFGEIRTITVVQRQQCAFIQFATRQAAEVAAEKSFNKLIVNGRRLNVKWGRSQAARGKEKDKEGTTDSGIKLEPVPGLPGALPPPPAAEEEASANYFNLPPSGPPAVVNIALPPPPGIAPPPPPGFGPHGFHPMGPPPPFMRAPGPIHYPSQDPQRMGAHAGKHNSP, encoded by the exons ACCAAAGAGAAATATGGAAAAGAATGCAAG ATCTGTGCCAGGCCTTTCACAGTGTTTCGCTGGTGCCCCGGCGTCCGCATGCGTTTCAAGAAGACGGAAGTGTGTCAGACCTGCAGCAAGCTCAAAAACGTGTGTCAGACCTGCCTCTTGGACCTGGAGTACG GCTTGCCCATTCAGGTCCGTGATGCAGGCCTCTCCTTTAAAGATGACATTCCAAAGTCCGATGTCAACAAAGAGTATTACACCCAGAATATGGAGCGAGAG ATTTCAAATTCTGATGGCACCCGGCCAGTTGGGGCCCTCGGGAAGGCTACTTCTACCAGTGACATGCTGCTGAAACTGGCTCGGACCACCCCTTACTACAAACGGAACCGTCCACACATCTGTTCCTTCTGGGTGAAAGGGGAGTGTAAGAGAGGAGAAGAGTGCCCATACAG ACACGAGAAACCTACGGACCCAGACGACCCCCTCGCCGACCAGAACATCAAAGATCGATATTACGGTATCAACGACCCCGTGGCCGATAAGCTTCTGAAACGAGCTTCGACGATGCCTCGCCTGGACCCGCCAGACGACAAGAGCATCACCACGCTCTACGTCGGTGGCCTGGGGGACACCATCACGGAGACGGACCTCAG AAATCATTTCTACCAGTTTGGCGAGATCCGGACCATCACCGTCGTACAGAGGCAACAGTGCGCGTTCATCCAGTTTGCCACGAGGCAAGCTGCGGAAGTGGCCGCCGAGAAGTCCTTCAATAAGCTGATCGTCAACGGGCGCCGGTTGAACGTCAAGTGGGGACG TTCCCAGGCagccagaggcaaagagaaggacaAGGAAGGCACTACAGATTCCGGAATAAAGCTGGAGCCCGTTCCGGGGCTGCCTGGAG ctctccctcctcctccggcggCCGAAGAAGAAGCGTCGGCCAATTATTTCAACCTGCCTCCCAGCGGCCCCCCCGCGGTGGTCAACATCGCGCTGCCGCCGCCTCCTGGGATTGCGCCCCCGCCTCCGCCAG GGTTCGGGCCTCACGGGTTCCACCCGATGGGCCCTCCGCCTCCCTTCATGCGAGCCCCGGGACCCATCCACTACCCGTCTCAAGACCCCCAGAGGATGGGGGCTCACGCAGGAAAGCACAACAGCCCCTAG